The nucleotide window ttcttaagcaattgagagctcgttagagagatcaattcgctttttgtacacaatcctgcttgtttttgtttgccaaagaacaagaggtattgccgaaTAATTGCCAATGTGGAGATTGAATATGTACTACTGTTTAtgtgttaatatatattttatatacatagtttttaCAAGTAGTGTATGTTTTGttgaacttctttttttttgtcttttaagAGAGAGaggtatttgaaaaatttattttctttcatgtACAGGTAAACCTCCTACAATGCGGTTTCCTATAACGCGTTTTCGCCCCAACGGGGTTCCCAAAATGCGGACATTTTCTTACAACGCTACTTTTACAACGCGATTTTTAcgaaagttttttcaaaaatttactattttagTGTGAAAAAGGTTTTCTTGCCCAAATAAAATTCTATGCATTTTGTCCATACTTTGATTCCGTTGAAATTGTTGATTCGTCCTTCAACACTAAAAGCTTGCTGGAAAACACTAATGCCAGAAATAGACTTTCAGGGCACTGTTTCTATACCAATAGAAGATGAATATAGGAACATAGTGAGATTGGCGCATGCAATAGAAGGTGATGGATTTGATAAAATAACAATGGgtgatattcaaaaattaattgcgGACGACGAAATAAACGAAGCAAGTTTAGTGACAAAGACAAATGTACAATTAGTTGGAGGTATGTAGCTCTGGCCATCTTTCCgatgttgaaaatttttttcctttggtACCAAACTCTGATTTTTGTATGGAGTTAGAGTCTCCTATAACGCGGAGTTTTTCATGAACCTATTCACCGCGTTGTAGGAGGTTTACctgtacatatatgttcatatgtacataagtaaatatgcaCTTTTACATAGTATCTATTAGAACCCTTGTCTAATATGtattatagatatgtatgtaaatgaatgtatacatatatatacatatatgttgcgCTTGGcaattatgcatatgtacataagtatgttatatgtgtaatgaaatattatatataatgaaTATACTTATCTTTCCCCTAAGTAgttatatatgcaaatacaatatatatgcagatataactattttaattttgtttgtgtttttgtgttctatttgatgttttcataaatattgctttttactAAATTCATATAAGCATATTACAAATTACTGAAAAACGGATTGAAAACGCTCACTTTATTCCATCAGGggttttttatgtatgtaataatgCTGCCTTCTGCGTTTGTCGCTCTTTCTCTGCTCCAGCTacctctttgttgtttttttttgtgcaattgtCCCTCGTTGGTGTATACAGGTCTCTGCGATGTCCAGCTGTATAGTGTTGCTCCCgttttaaattgttgtttttattttatatagttttagtttcgcgcccgattgtgtggatttttgtttatgttttttatttttagtttggaAGTTTCGCGACAcgtatgtttttgtttgttgaaccGAAGCTAATTTCCTTCTTGTTGTGCTGCGGTCTTTTgatttggttgttttttttttgtttggtatatatgtatgtacttatttatgtaaatatagtctttttgttttgtgtcaGCGCACTATAAggttttaaatttcacttttattcgcACTCCGTttgttttttgcactttttataaatttttgtgtagTTAAAATCCGAAGGTGCCTTTCgctaaggctcgaaggaccatgtttaagttaaatacaaaatttcactgTACTATAAggttttaaatttcacttttattcgcACTCCGTttgttttttgcactttttataaatttttgtgtagTTAAAATCCGAAGATGCCTTTCgctaaggctcgaaggaccatgtttaagttaaatacaaaatttctttagagCATACgctcttaaataaaaatgaattttatttgtatgttaacaataaaattaaagcataatatatattgttgtaagtgttttaaattttgatgttgattaaaataaatgttgacAAGTGGTGCGGCGAGAATCCACTTCCTCGAAACGGCAGCCAGTGCGTGAATTTTGCGTTGGTAATCTCATCGAATGTGTGTGGCGACTATTCAAATCCTTTCTTCTGGTTTAGCGGCATGCGATGTTGTCGTGTGGTGACCGCTTGCTGAGTCGGAGAAActaaaaacatagagaaggtgcaaatcgaaatctgtatgacagttcgattgcgcggctaacagagctgatagaatcAAATCAAGGAATTCGCCgtgctcgctgctatttagcagaattgagcacgagaaatatattgttacaaaaagtggtattaagttgtatttgtattgctatatgcatcccttattatgaacaatagctgtaggtatatggaatagcatttgtcttgttgtagacatctggcgccgcggctgtctgcttgtcgaaacaattgacatctggcgccgcactgtctgcttgtctacttaaacaattgctgagtctggcgccgcggctgtctgcttgcgtctggcgccgtatcgtctggcacagcaaataacgcaaatagctgaaaatacatcacagttagagtctcgccttacacaacaaatgactgaaaataatacgcagttagaaaagcgtttggtacaacagattacagaaaataatacacaagtgcaagagaaattttcaaaatttgaagacgaattaagcacaataaaaaatgacgaagaaaatttaagatcagaatttcttcaactgagtaatcgtgtgcgagaactgcaactacatggccctgcaccatcaacaaataatcaaagattgaaggcacccacattcgatggaagtattccatttcaaattttcaaacttcagtttgaaaagacagcaatggccaataactggaatgcagcggacaaagtagcgtccttgtttgtatcattgaaaggacctgcggcagaaatccttcagactattccagactgtgaacgggacaactaagaggcattgatgagtgtgatagaaagacgttatggtagtgagcaccggaaacaaatataccagatcgaactgcaaaataggggtcagaagatgaacgagtcattgcaagagttcgcaactgaaatagaacgactggctcatttggcaaatgcagatgaacctgtggattacattgagagggtaaaaattcaatgttttataaatggaattcgtgatgtggacaccaaacgcgccacatatgccttgccaaaaagaacgtttgctgaaacggtttcgcacgccctcacacaggaaacagcttcgctactaagtaaaccagcacacaaagtacaaaaggttgaaatggaacaaccggcgctgatggaagaaatattgaagactctgaagacaattgctgcacagcgagtaaatacaacaggcagatgtttcaactgtagaaaaacgggtcactttgcccgaaattgcaagataaaagtaaactcatcaaaatggaaacaaccaacggaacatcgaaaggcgattcaccacaaaaatgcggatgtaTTATCACGTCGCCTTTGTCCACTGGaacgtaaacattgctccaaatcagaaggaaaagaaggtataatcgacgtgcgattactgaatatagaacctgaagatgattggactcctcaccgcatcagaatcaatcagctggaggaccctgatcttgcaaagctggtaatggccaaagaaaatggggtacgaccaccaaaggaacaaatgagtagtgagagtccaactgcaaaagcatattgggcccaatggaacagcataaacctcgttaatggataccttcatcgtacctgggaaagcgaagatggcaaacagtctcgtctgctgatcataataccgaagtccatgatcccgaaagtattgaaagaatatcacaatggacctagtggagggcaccttggaattacaaaaactatagagaagattaaacaacggttctactggatcggttgtcgagattccatagcagaatggataagtaattgcgtagagtgcatggcagctaaaggtcctaaagccaaaagtcgcggtaggctacaacagtacaacgtgggatcaccatttaaacgagtcgcaatggatgttgcaggtccgttcccgaccagtacggccggaaacaaatatctactggttgtcatggactatttcagtaaatggccagaagtatatgccttaccaaaccaagaagcgaagacagtagccgaagcgtttgtagaaaattggataacaaggttcggagtgcccgtcgaattacactcagatcaaggcaggaatttcgaatcttccattttccaagaagtctgtacattattgggcatccacaagacacgaacaacagcgttacacccacaatcagatgggatggtagaaagattcaaccgaacgctcgaagaacatctgcggaaaatcgttgataaagatcaacggaattgggacaagtgcatccagatgttcctgctggcgtatcgttcagcaaagcacgagacaactggttacacgtcggcaaagattattttcggatctgatctgcgactccctgctgatcttaagtttggaacgaatcctacagctgtaagaaatgatggagattattgttctgccttaaaggaagaaatgaatgaattgcatctaatggtaagacagcacacgcttctgatgagcaataagatgaaggaccggttcgatcaagcggcaaattcaaaaggttttgaagaaggtgatctggtcctgttgtacaatccacttcgaaagaaaggcttgtccccgaaactgcagacagcctgggaaggaccctatatggtgatgaaacgacttaatgacgtggtataacccatacaaagaaatgggaaagcacgatgtaaaatgaaagtagtacatttggagaggctcgccccatttggttcaagaggatttgtgcctaatcgggacgattaggctttagtggagggcagtgttacaaaaagtagtattaagttgtatttgtattgctatatgcatcccttattatgaacaatagctgtaggtatatggaatagcatttgtcttgttgtagacatctggcgccgcggctgtctgcttgtcgaaacaattgacatctggcgccgcactgtctgcttgtctacttaaacaattgctgagtctggcgccgcggctgtctgcttgcgtttggcgccgtatagcattatgttctggtaatttccagacgcaatattctagaaggacacgtcggcatcagcgagaattgcgtggctatataagccgtggcaacgccaacgtaatcaatcagtgccaagagtaaactgctatagtgtagacgagttgtgaaataaagagttgttgaattaaattaaacagtgttgattttatttgtcaatccagagatacgaacctaacaaagtaaactagcaagcagtaaattcgtaacaatatgtaaaattactgagaataaataaagagaattgctttgtagaaaaatatacaaaatatataaatcacaCAAAGAATGtgaaaaagcattctctgagtgacatatgcatgcttatattgtattgtgtgaaccattgtcacatatgcgtgattattttatagtgatatttatatttccgaaaaatggtaaaaattttatgtgataaaattaaataaaaaataattttaaataagtgattatttcaaaaattatattaatttcgacTATTATAAAATGAACTTAAATATGCTCATATAAACACTTCCAAGCATtagttttatttcttcaaaaaaattaatgaattaattttaaataaatgattatttcaaaaattatattaaattggaCTATTATAAAATGAACTTAAATATGCTCATATAAACACTTCCATGCATTagtttcatttcttcaaaaaaaattaatgaccttcatgaaatatgcatattcgcattatttcgttatcatttccatatttgtaccaatagaatttctatggcatatacatacatgtatgtatattatatctttggcacatttgtatatttacgaaagcaaatgccagccacatacatatgtgtgtacatacattcgtaataacaagtgtcgcacgcatctttcgcatctccgttttcACGGTCACGTCACGGTTTGTgaaagagtcaagtgctgaatACATTAAGCGCGAGAGACTGcaatctgtcaaatattaaaatacacacgttcttatggacacagtgtAGTTCTGCAGCTggctcaataactgtgtccctaagaacgtgtgtacTCCAATAttcgtttgcagtctgtcgcgctcattGTGTTCAGTACTTGTATGATGATAGAAAATCGGagttgtgccgaaaaaaataaagtaatggccgccgattgtcgcCGCTTCCCTTGTCGCTATAACAGTTTCGCCTacaaacgtgcgtaaatatgtatgtttttgtatgagcttgcatacatatcgacgcagatttttgcgagaagcatcagaaagtttttcaatttatgatttttagcttttgccatcgtcacgaaaagacgcttgtaggcaaaggcatgctcggggagatgttacggcatctgtttttatgaatgaagcgagatcgCTTGTGCAATTTGCTCCTGCGTTTGAtgaatgaaatttgtttttgttgtaagatttactacatttgttcttcgccaatttggctgccatattgacttgtgaagatcaattttttgtagtgacatattcatatgtgtacgcatatgtatgtttgtatgcttgta belongs to Bactrocera dorsalis isolate Fly_Bdor chromosome 1, ASM2337382v1, whole genome shotgun sequence and includes:
- the LOC125780332 gene encoding uncharacterized protein LOC125780332 gives rise to the protein MRELQLHGPAPSTNNPRLKAPTFDGSIPFQIFKLQFEKTAMANNWNAADKVASLFVSLKGPAAEILQTIPDCERDNYEALMSAIERRYGSEHRKQIYQIELQNRGQKMNESLQEFATEIERLAHLANADAPVDYIERMKIQSFINGIRDVDTKRATYALPKRTFAETVSHALTQETASLLSKPAHKVQRVEMEQPALMEEILKTLKTIAAQRVNTTGRCFNCRKTGHFARNCKIKVNSSKWKQPTEHRKAIHHKNADVLSRRLCPLERKHCSKSEGKEGIIDVRLLNIEPEDDWTPHRIRINQLEDPDLAKLVMAKENGVRPPKEQMSSESPTAKAYWAQWNSINLVNGYLHRTWESEDGKQSRLLIIIPKSMIPKVLKEYHNGPSGGHLGITKTIEKIKQRFYWIGCRDSIAEWISNCVECMAAKGPKAKSRGRLQQYNVGSPFKRVAMDVAGPFPTSTAGNKYLLVVMDYFSKWPEVYALPNQEAKTVAEAFVENWITRFGVPVELHSDQGRNFESSIFQEVCTLLGIHKTRTTALHPQSDGMVERFNRTLEEHLRKIVDKDQRNWDKCIQMFLLAYRSAKHETTGYTSAKIIFGSDLRLPADLKFGTNPTAVRNDGDYCSALKEEMNELHLMVRQHTLLMSNKMKDRFDQAANSKGFEEGDLVLLYNPLRKKGLSPKLQTAWEGPYMVMKRLNDVV